A window from Roseburia sp. 499 encodes these proteins:
- a CDS encoding cysteine hydrolase family protein: MVLLIVDTQEMIVTKQLYQYEKFIQNVKKAIETARENDVEVVYIRHDDGFELTKGVDGFEIYEEFAPKQGEKIFDKHVNSAFKESGLLEYLSAKNEKSVMLAGLQTDYCIDATVKCGFEHGFEMLIPAYCNTTVDNEFMSGEKTYQYYNEKMWHGRYAKCMSLEEALAVMKN, encoded by the coding sequence ATGGTATTACTTATTGTTGACACACAGGAGATGATTGTAACAAAGCAGTTGTATCAATATGAAAAATTTATTCAGAATGTGAAAAAAGCAATTGAAACAGCAAGAGAAAATGATGTAGAGGTTGTCTATATTCGGCACGATGATGGATTTGAATTAACAAAAGGTGTAGATGGATTTGAAATATACGAAGAATTTGCACCAAAGCAAGGAGAAAAAATATTTGATAAGCATGTGAATAGTGCGTTCAAGGAGTCTGGACTGCTTGAATATCTTAGCGCTAAGAACGAGAAAAGTGTTATGCTTGCAGGATTACAAACAGACTATTGTATCGATGCAACTGTAAAATGTGGTTTTGAACATGGATTTGAGATGTTGATTCCGGCATATTGTAATACCACGGTGGATAATGAATTTATGTCAGGAGAAAAAACATATCAGTATTACAATGAAAAAATGTGGCATGGGCGTTATGCAAAATGCATGAGTTTAGAAGAAGCGCTAGCAGTTATGAAGAACTGA
- a CDS encoding ABC transporter ATP-binding protein — MKNVIEVQDLKREYVTKKGWIHPKTTRVTAVDGISFQVKQGEIFGLLGENGAGKTTTIKMLITLLAPTGGVCKVLGYDTFGQEKNVRSRINFIFGGEMGVYRRLSARDNLLYFAGLYKLEKKEAERRVEKLLELVDLKEDSERLVETYSKGMIQRLQIARGLINDPEIIFMDEPTIGLDPVGAKMLRDIIRKLKASGKTILLTTHYMYEADELCDRIAILNHGKILALDTPEGLKKSYGEKGEETTLEDVFLKLAGKGEK; from the coding sequence ATGAAAAATGTAATTGAAGTACAGGATTTAAAACGTGAATATGTGACAAAGAAAGGTTGGATTCATCCTAAGACAACCAGAGTCACAGCTGTGGATGGAATTTCATTTCAAGTAAAACAAGGAGAGATATTTGGTCTGTTAGGTGAAAATGGAGCCGGAAAAACAACAACAATTAAGATGCTGATTACATTATTGGCACCTACGGGAGGAGTGTGCAAGGTATTGGGATATGATACCTTTGGACAGGAGAAAAATGTGCGTTCCAGAATAAACTTCATTTTTGGTGGAGAAATGGGAGTATATCGAAGATTATCAGCAAGGGATAATTTATTGTATTTTGCAGGGCTTTATAAATTAGAGAAAAAGGAGGCAGAAAGACGGGTAGAAAAGTTGCTGGAATTGGTAGATTTGAAAGAAGATAGTGAGCGTCTGGTGGAAACCTATTCCAAGGGAATGATTCAGAGACTACAGATTGCAAGAGGACTCATTAATGATCCTGAAATTATCTTTATGGATGAACCAACAATAGGATTAGACCCGGTAGGCGCGAAAATGCTTCGTGATATTATAAGGAAACTGAAAGCATCCGGAAAGACGATTCTGCTTACTACGCACTATATGTATGAAGCAGATGAACTTTGTGACAGAATTGCCATATTAAATCATGGAAAAATTTTGGCATTGGATACACCGGAGGGCTTGAAAAAGAGCTACGGAGAAAAGGGAGAAGAAACTACATTAGAGGATGTATTTTTGAAGTTGGCGGGAAAAGGAGAGAAATAA
- a CDS encoding ArsR/SmtB family transcription factor: MLDKISEQAFFIYDRDLEYILGAQELLKPLNRNKTVAEVLEEPESDKYLVLKEVYQGFGEEIWGGILEPMEEMVEQGVSLASYENYLKHMEKQKFLSKFLQLPQEEIQQALESSANLMKFYQNHQERFSNYLSVERLFEKTEWFLEEFFSFVRELKTEKAEKFLHEKEEIINQWKGEVVKELKREDPLAYSEKLMEKSFYRRGPYEKYFFMPSFFIPVLCCRWFGKNQILIFDAIRIHERGYEVPQQLKMLSDNARFRILKLLKENGHLSGIEIAEKMNLATSTVSHHMTQMKNCGLVHEEPVKNTKYFSLNEVSIKNCIQVLQETFL, from the coding sequence ATGCTGGATAAAATATCAGAACAGGCATTTTTTATATATGATAGAGATTTGGAATATATTTTGGGCGCGCAGGAATTGCTCAAACCTTTGAATCGGAATAAAACTGTTGCTGAAGTATTAGAGGAACCGGAAAGTGACAAATATTTAGTACTGAAAGAGGTTTATCAGGGATTTGGAGAAGAAATCTGGGGTGGAATCCTTGAGCCTATGGAAGAAATGGTGGAACAAGGAGTTTCCCTAGCATCGTATGAAAATTATCTAAAGCATATGGAAAAGCAGAAATTTTTAAGTAAATTTCTGCAGTTGCCACAGGAAGAAATCCAACAAGCTCTGGAGTCTTCTGCAAATTTAATGAAATTCTATCAAAATCATCAGGAGCGTTTCTCAAATTATTTATCGGTAGAAAGATTGTTTGAAAAGACAGAATGGTTTCTGGAAGAATTTTTTTCTTTTGTAAGGGAATTAAAAACGGAGAAGGCGGAAAAATTTTTGCATGAAAAAGAAGAAATCATTAATCAGTGGAAAGGGGAAGTGGTAAAGGAATTAAAAAGAGAGGACCCTTTAGCCTATTCTGAAAAATTGATGGAGAAGAGCTTTTACCGTAGAGGGCCTTATGAAAAATATTTTTTTATGCCGTCATTTTTTATCCCTGTATTGTGTTGCAGATGGTTTGGAAAAAATCAGATTCTGATATTTGATGCCATACGGATTCACGAACGCGGGTATGAGGTTCCGCAACAGTTGAAAATGCTTTCCGATAATGCTAGATTTCGGATTTTAAAATTATTAAAGGAAAATGGACACTTAAGTGGAATTGAAATTGCTGAGAAAATGAATTTGGCTACGTCGACGGTATCACATCATATGACGCAGATGAAAAATTGTGGACTGGTGCATGAAGAGCCGGTGAAGAATACGAAGTATTTTAGTTTAAATGAAGTTAGTATAAAAAATTGCATACAGGTGTTGCAGGAAACATTTTTGTGA
- a CDS encoding dihydrofolate reductase, which yields MNLIAAVDKNWAIGLNNKLLVSIPEDMKFFRTTTTGKVVAMGRKTLESFPNGQPLKNRVNIVLTSDKNYKVKDAIIVHSMEEMLEELKKYNSEDIYVIGGESIYRQMVDLCDVAHITKIDYEYEADAYFPNLDEKEEWEITADSEEQTYFDLEFYFLKYEKKKK from the coding sequence ATGAATTTAATCGCAGCAGTAGACAAGAATTGGGCAATCGGATTGAACAACAAGTTGTTGGTGAGTATTCCGGAGGATATGAAATTTTTCCGTACGACCACCACGGGCAAGGTCGTTGCCATGGGAAGAAAGACACTGGAGAGTTTTCCAAATGGGCAGCCGTTGAAAAATCGAGTCAACATTGTATTGACATCCGATAAAAACTATAAAGTGAAGGATGCTATTATTGTACATTCCATGGAGGAAATGTTAGAGGAATTAAAGAAATACAACAGTGAAGATATATATGTCATCGGTGGCGAGAGTATTTATCGCCAGATGGTGGATTTGTGTGATGTGGCACATATTACAAAAATCGATTATGAATATGAAGCAGATGCTTATTTCCCAAATCTGGATGAAAAGGAAGAATGGGAAATTACTGCAGACAGTGAAGAACAGACATATTTTGACTTGGAATTTTATTTCCTGAAGTATGAGAAAAAGAAGAAGTAG
- a CDS encoding ABC transporter permease translates to MKSMKQTMNVIWMTMKLQMKQSFARPMFRFCLLINPVVNTIFLYEMFLNSGEDNFMAYVVLGAGLMGLWCCICFSSAGDINRERFSGTLPLIYVAPEGFGTIIFGKICGNTLISLLSFGISYGTAFLLTGKSITIQYPVKFLFAFLTAVTCFVIVSLCVAYFLMLSRKTELYMNLLEIPFELLCGFVFPIEILPKWIQYISNLLAPTWAVRILKESIAKNNMEKETVYYLILGVEVLILVAIAVILYRWMDRSIRKKATLEVS, encoded by the coding sequence ATGAAAAGTATGAAACAAACAATGAATGTAATCTGGATGACTATGAAACTTCAGATGAAGCAGTCTTTTGCACGCCCTATGTTCCGATTCTGTTTATTGATAAATCCGGTAGTAAACACAATTTTTCTTTACGAAATGTTTCTAAATAGCGGTGAAGATAATTTTATGGCATATGTAGTTTTAGGAGCCGGACTTATGGGGCTTTGGTGCTGTATTTGTTTTTCTTCAGCAGGAGACATTAATCGAGAGCGTTTTTCAGGAACGTTGCCACTGATTTATGTAGCACCGGAAGGATTTGGAACAATTATATTTGGAAAAATATGTGGAAATACATTGATATCATTATTAAGTTTTGGAATTTCCTATGGAACGGCATTTTTGTTGACGGGAAAATCTATCACAATACAGTATCCGGTAAAGTTTCTGTTTGCTTTTCTCACGGCTGTAACCTGTTTTGTGATTGTGTCATTATGTGTAGCCTATTTTCTTATGCTATCACGAAAGACAGAATTATATATGAATTTATTGGAAATACCGTTTGAATTGCTTTGTGGATTTGTTTTCCCGATTGAGATACTGCCGAAATGGATTCAGTACATATCAAATCTGCTGGCACCTACATGGGCAGTGCGTATTTTAAAAGAAAGTATAGCAAAGAATAACATGGAAAAAGAAACCGTATATTATTTGATTCTTGGAGTGGAAGTTTTGATTTTAGTTGCGATTGCGGTAATCCTTTATCGATGGATGGACAGAAGCATAAGAAAAAAAGCAACATTGGAGGTAAGTTAA
- the thyA gene encoding thymidylate synthase, with protein MSLADKIFIDMCQDIIENGTSTEGEKVRPHWEDGTSAYTIKKFGVVNRYDLSKEFPAITLRKTAIKSCTDEMLWIWQQKSNNINDLHSHVWDEWADETGSIGKAYGYQMGVKHQYKEGMMDQVDRVIYDLKNNPFSRRIMTNIYVHQDLHEMHLYPCAYSMTFNVTQKPGQDKLVLNAILNQRSQDVLAANNWNVCQYAVLVHMLAQVCDMEVGELVHVIADAHIYDRHIPLVKELISRETHPAPTFWLNPEIKDFYKFTRNDVRLDNYVTGPQIENIPIAV; from the coding sequence ATGAGTTTAGCAGATAAGATTTTCATTGATATGTGTCAAGATATAATAGAAAATGGAACCAGTACAGAGGGAGAAAAGGTGCGGCCTCACTGGGAAGATGGAACAAGTGCGTATACGATTAAGAAGTTTGGTGTGGTAAATCGCTATGACTTATCCAAAGAATTTCCGGCAATTACTTTGAGAAAAACAGCAATTAAGAGCTGTACGGATGAGATGCTTTGGATTTGGCAACAGAAGTCTAATAATATCAATGACCTTCATAGCCATGTGTGGGATGAGTGGGCAGATGAGACAGGTTCTATCGGAAAGGCATACGGCTATCAGATGGGTGTGAAGCATCAGTATAAGGAAGGCATGATGGATCAGGTAGACCGAGTGATTTATGATCTGAAGAACAATCCTTTCAGCCGTCGTATTATGACAAATATTTATGTCCATCAGGATTTACATGAAATGCATTTATACCCTTGCGCATACAGTATGACTTTTAACGTCACCCAGAAACCGGGGCAGGATAAGTTAGTGCTAAATGCTATTTTAAATCAGCGTTCTCAGGACGTTCTGGCAGCAAATAACTGGAATGTATGCCAGTATGCTGTATTAGTGCATATGCTGGCTCAGGTATGTGATATGGAAGTGGGAGAATTGGTACATGTGATTGCAGATGCACACATTTATGACCGTCATATTCCGCTGGTGAAGGAATTGATTAGCAGAGAGACACATCCGGCACCAACCTTCTGGTTGAATCCGGAAATCAAAGATTTCTATAAGTTTACCAGAAATGATGTGCGTTTGGACAATTATGTGACCGGACCACAGATTGAAAATATTCCAATAGCTGTTTAA
- the ilvN gene encoding acetolactate synthase small subunit, producing MKKRWIALYVENEVGVLAKVSGLFSGKSYNLQSLTVGTTEDETVSRMTICVASDDVTFEQIKKQLNRMVEVIKVMDLTNVPTHMKEILFAKIKNCSQEDKTEAFQIAQVFHVEVSDIGSDSVLLECKLTERRNNELIALLKSRFKHVEVVRGGAVAIESISTSCAGKTEYDRK from the coding sequence ATGAAAAAGAGATGGATTGCATTATATGTGGAAAATGAAGTGGGTGTCCTTGCCAAGGTATCCGGTCTTTTTTCCGGAAAATCTTATAATTTACAGAGCCTCACAGTGGGAACTACGGAGGATGAAACTGTGTCTCGTATGACAATTTGTGTTGCTAGTGATGATGTGACTTTTGAGCAGATTAAAAAGCAGTTGAATCGTATGGTAGAGGTTATTAAAGTTATGGACCTCACAAATGTGCCGACGCATATGAAGGAGATTCTGTTTGCTAAGATTAAAAATTGTTCTCAAGAGGACAAGACAGAGGCATTCCAGATTGCACAGGTATTTCATGTAGAGGTATCGGATATCGGAAGTGACAGCGTATTGCTGGAATGTAAGCTGACAGAGCGCCGGAATAATGAACTGATTGCTTTGTTGAAGAGTAGATTTAAACATGTTGAGGTGGTTCGTGGCGGTGCAGTAGCTATCGAGTCTATTAGTACCTCTTGTGCAGGAAAGACGGAGTATGACCGGAAATAG
- the ilvB gene encoding biosynthetic-type acetolactate synthase large subunit, whose product MDITGRKLFVKALLEEGVDTVFGYPGGMVTDILDELYKHEEIELVLPRHEQGLIHEAEGYAKATGRVGVCIVTSGPGATNIMTGLADAYSDSIPLVCITGQVPLNLIGNDAFQEVDIVGMTRSITKYGVTVRDRKDLGKILKMAFHIASTGRPGPVLIDLPKDIQTQMGPAEYPEHVNIRGYKPNESVHIGQLKKGYKLLKSAEKPLFLIGGGVNIAKANDKLLELVEKTKVPVVTTIMGKGAIPTTHPYYIGNSGMHGRYAANMAVSECDVLFSIGTRFNDRITGDLNEFAPKAQIVHVDVDTASISRNVVVDVPIVADAGLAIEKMLEWAEPQKTDKWIAQIKEWDKENPLEMRRDHGMTPQMIMEHINEQFEEGIIVTDVGQHQMWATQYIELNEKKKFITSGGLGTMGFGFPAAIGAKIGCPDKEVICISGDGGMQMNIQELATAMVQDAHVIVCVFNNYYLGMVRQMQQLFYGKRYEATCLRRRKNCPKDCKGPNPACPPYEPDFVKLAESYGATGMRVTKEEEIAPAFEQAKKVSGPVIIEFMIATEEIVLPMVKSGNPMSEMILK is encoded by the coding sequence ATGGATATAACCGGCAGAAAATTATTTGTAAAAGCATTATTAGAAGAGGGCGTTGATACAGTCTTCGGATATCCGGGCGGGATGGTAACAGATATTTTGGATGAGCTTTATAAACATGAAGAGATTGAACTGGTGTTGCCCAGACATGAGCAGGGGTTGATTCATGAAGCAGAAGGTTATGCCAAGGCAACCGGGCGGGTTGGAGTTTGTATTGTAACCAGTGGTCCGGGTGCTACCAATATCATGACAGGTTTGGCAGATGCTTATTCTGATAGTATACCGTTGGTATGTATCACTGGACAGGTTCCCTTGAATCTCATTGGAAATGATGCTTTTCAGGAAGTGGATATTGTTGGTATGACAAGAAGCATTACAAAGTATGGAGTAACTGTTCGTGATAGAAAAGACCTTGGAAAAATCTTAAAAATGGCATTTCATATCGCAAGTACAGGAAGACCGGGACCGGTGCTTATTGATTTACCGAAAGATATTCAGACCCAGATGGGACCGGCAGAATATCCAGAACATGTAAACATTCGTGGTTATAAACCAAATGAAAGTGTACATATTGGTCAGTTAAAAAAAGGTTATAAGTTATTGAAGTCTGCAGAAAAGCCGTTGTTTTTAATCGGTGGCGGTGTAAATATTGCCAAGGCAAATGATAAGTTGTTAGAGCTGGTAGAAAAGACGAAAGTTCCGGTAGTTACTACTATTATGGGAAAAGGAGCCATTCCTACTACTCATCCGTATTATATCGGAAACAGCGGAATGCATGGGAGATATGCTGCCAATATGGCAGTCAGTGAATGTGATGTGCTCTTTTCCATTGGAACCAGATTTAATGACCGTATTACCGGAGATTTGAATGAGTTTGCGCCGAAGGCACAGATTGTCCATGTAGATGTAGATACTGCATCTATTTCCAGAAATGTAGTAGTAGATGTTCCAATTGTAGCTGATGCAGGACTTGCTATTGAAAAGATGTTGGAGTGGGCTGAGCCACAGAAGACGGATAAGTGGATTGCACAGATTAAGGAATGGGATAAAGAAAATCCATTGGAAATGCGCAGAGACCATGGTATGACACCACAGATGATAATGGAGCATATCAATGAGCAGTTTGAAGAGGGAATTATTGTAACGGATGTAGGGCAGCATCAGATGTGGGCGACCCAGTACATAGAATTAAATGAGAAAAAGAAGTTTATTACTTCCGGTGGACTTGGAACCATGGGATTTGGTTTCCCGGCTGCTATCGGAGCTAAGATTGGATGTCCGGATAAAGAAGTTATCTGTATTAGCGGTGATGGCGGTATGCAGATGAATATTCAGGAACTGGCAACTGCCATGGTACAGGATGCTCATGTGATTGTATGTGTATTTAATAACTATTATCTTGGAATGGTACGCCAGATGCAGCAGCTTTTCTACGGAAAGCGTTATGAAGCCACCTGTTTAAGACGCAGAAAGAATTGTCCGAAGGACTGTAAAGGACCGAATCCTGCCTGTCCACCTTATGAACCGGATTTTGTAAAACTGGCAGAAAGCTACGGTGCAACGGGAATGCGTGTAACGAAGGAAGAAGAGATAGCACCGGCATTTGAACAGGCAAAAAAAGTAAGTGGACCGGTAATTATTGAATTTATGATAGCAACGGAAGAAATTGTACTGCCCATGGTAAAGAGCGGAAATCCCATGAGCGAAATGATTTTGAAGTAA
- a CDS encoding MgtC/SapB family protein yields MGKSIDMALIIQQLELMVRIVLAGICGGAIGYERESRKKTAGLRTHVIVAVSSALMIVLSKYGFDDVLGQYVRLDPSRIAAGTVTAIGFLGSGIIFSRNKNVSGVTTSAGIWATLGVGMAVGAGMYVIGIATTFIVVLVEIFIGRGGKLSHIMKQVYQIEIEYTPSAENDMKIAEIVKNELESSYKCKILRFQTRRKEGNIRLELMVRTAKGSELIRLAKLAEEYPEIEKISI; encoded by the coding sequence ATGGGAAAAAGTATAGATATGGCATTAATCATACAGCAGCTGGAATTAATGGTAAGAATTGTACTGGCAGGAATCTGCGGAGGAGCGATTGGATATGAACGCGAGAGCCGTAAAAAGACAGCCGGACTGCGTACCCATGTAATTGTGGCAGTATCTTCTGCCTTAATGATTGTGTTATCGAAATATGGTTTTGATGATGTATTAGGACAGTATGTCAGATTAGATCCTTCTCGAATTGCAGCAGGAACCGTTACTGCAATTGGATTTCTAGGTTCGGGAATTATCTTTTCCAGAAATAAAAATGTAAGCGGAGTAACAACTTCTGCCGGAATCTGGGCAACTCTTGGAGTAGGAATGGCAGTAGGTGCCGGCATGTATGTCATTGGAATTGCCACTACGTTTATTGTGGTATTGGTAGAGATATTTATTGGGCGAGGCGGTAAGCTTTCTCATATTATGAAGCAAGTGTATCAAATTGAGATAGAGTATACGCCATCAGCGGAAAATGATATGAAAATAGCAGAGATTGTAAAGAACGAATTGGAATCTAGTTATAAATGCAAAATTTTGAGATTTCAGACCAGGCGGAAAGAAGGAAATATCCGATTGGAACTGATGGTACGGACCGCCAAGGGAAGTGAACTGATACGGTTGGCAAAACTGGCGGAGGAATACCCGGAGATTGAAAAAATTTCAATATAA
- a CDS encoding AEC family transporter, producing the protein MENFIFSINVTMPIFLVMVLGWFLKQIGMLNDNFVTVANKFNFQVTLPFLLFRDLSSVDIKAVFDLKYVLFCAIASSICFWVIWGGTKLFMKDKSMTGAFVQASFRSSAAVMGLAFIQNLYGQSAMGPLMIIGAVPLYNIYSVIVLTFEAQGSEESSQKNKIKEACINILKNPIIIAIFLGLVVSLLEIDFPVLVDKTVNNVAQMATPLALIALGAGFEGRKALGKIKPTLVASFIKLIAQAAIFLPIAAWMGFDGEKMIALIVMLAAPTTPSCYIMAKNMDNDGVLTASIVVTTTLLAAFTLTGWIFLLKTMGLI; encoded by the coding sequence ATGGAAAATTTTATTTTTAGTATTAATGTGACAATGCCAATCTTCCTGGTAATGGTACTGGGTTGGTTCTTAAAGCAGATTGGTATGTTGAATGATAATTTTGTAACAGTAGCGAATAAGTTCAATTTTCAGGTGACACTGCCCTTTTTGTTATTTAGGGATCTTTCTTCCGTGGATATCAAAGCAGTATTTGATTTGAAATATGTGTTGTTTTGTGCTATTGCAAGTTCCATTTGTTTCTGGGTAATTTGGGGTGGTACAAAGTTGTTCATGAAGGACAAGTCTATGACAGGTGCTTTTGTACAGGCATCATTTCGAAGTAGTGCGGCGGTAATGGGGCTTGCATTCATCCAGAATCTATATGGACAATCTGCAATGGGGCCTTTAATGATAATTGGAGCGGTGCCCCTTTATAACATTTATTCTGTAATTGTTTTGACATTTGAGGCACAGGGCAGTGAGGAAAGTAGCCAGAAAAATAAAATAAAGGAAGCTTGTATTAATATTTTAAAAAATCCGATTATTATTGCAATTTTCTTAGGATTGGTGGTATCTCTTCTGGAAATTGATTTTCCGGTGCTGGTGGATAAAACAGTGAATAATGTGGCACAGATGGCAACACCATTGGCATTAATTGCATTAGGAGCTGGTTTTGAAGGAAGAAAGGCATTGGGAAAGATTAAGCCTACACTTGTAGCTTCCTTTATAAAATTGATTGCACAGGCTGCAATATTTTTACCAATCGCAGCCTGGATGGGATTTGATGGAGAAAAAATGATTGCGTTGATTGTAATGCTGGCAGCTCCAACAACTCCAAGTTGCTATATTATGGCAAAAAATATGGATAATGATGGCGTGCTGACCGCAAGTATCGTGGTGACAACTACATTACTTGCAGCATTTACCCTGACAGGATGGATTTTCTTATTAAAAACAATGGGATTGATATAG
- a CDS encoding flavin reductase — protein sequence MHQFQPYPVELLEFNPFTKIGTEWMLIASGDEKKANAMTASWGGLGVLWGKNVAFIFVREKRYTKEFIDNGNTFSCTFFDSKYKNDLKYFGVVSGRQEDKFKTSGLNLDYKDGIPYIDEGNFVVLCKKMAAVPIEEAHFIDPEIKEKWYTGDNGENPHTMYVGEIIEILAR from the coding sequence ATGCATCAATTTCAACCATATCCTGTGGAACTTTTAGAGTTCAATCCATTTACCAAAATTGGAACTGAGTGGATGCTGATTGCCTCGGGGGATGAAAAAAAAGCAAATGCCATGACTGCCAGCTGGGGTGGACTTGGCGTCCTTTGGGGGAAAAATGTAGCATTTATCTTTGTTCGTGAAAAACGTTATACGAAAGAATTCATCGACAATGGAAATACTTTTTCCTGCACCTTTTTTGACTCCAAATACAAAAATGATTTAAAATACTTCGGTGTCGTATCCGGACGTCAGGAGGATAAATTCAAAACTTCCGGACTCAATTTGGATTATAAAGATGGTATTCCTTACATAGACGAAGGAAATTTTGTGGTACTTTGCAAAAAGATGGCTGCTGTTCCAATTGAAGAAGCTCACTTCATCGACCCTGAAATAAAAGAAAAATGGTATACCGGTGATAATGGAGAAAATCCACATACCATGTATGTAGGTGAAATCATAGAAATTTTGGCAAGATAA
- a CDS encoding ABC transporter permease, producing MKRFLKQSWLDFKGQRAAFSLEEFALMETMYPFVTMVFYCLVAGYAFRTTNLSRWVVGNAFLLCTNTCVFSLGSCFMGERYYGRIRSIITAPISKLEVILEKGFFPCMICIITTFVGFGAGSIVFHVNWSGVNIGLFLVILLIGMASAAGFGLFLATLGLISNQMHLILNLVANLLVIFCGANFPISQLPAAGQLISKLLPLTRSIEASQLLLEGKIAFEQVLSLLLGELGVGAVYVILAFCVVKSAERVAIRKGTLELF from the coding sequence ATGAAACGTTTTTTAAAACAATCATGGCTGGATTTTAAGGGGCAAAGAGCAGCATTTTCGCTGGAAGAATTTGCATTGATGGAGACAATGTATCCTTTTGTGACTATGGTTTTCTATTGTCTTGTGGCAGGATATGCATTCCGAACAACGAATCTTAGCAGATGGGTAGTAGGAAATGCTTTTTTACTATGCACCAATACCTGTGTGTTTTCGTTAGGAAGTTGCTTTATGGGAGAACGATATTATGGAAGAATTCGTTCCATTATAACAGCACCGATTTCTAAGTTAGAAGTCATTCTGGAAAAGGGATTTTTTCCATGTATGATATGTATTATAACTACATTTGTTGGATTTGGAGCGGGAAGTATCGTATTTCATGTAAACTGGTCGGGAGTTAACATAGGTCTGTTTTTGGTGATTCTATTAATTGGTATGGCGTCAGCAGCGGGCTTTGGATTATTTTTAGCAACTCTTGGACTCATTTCGAATCAGATGCATTTGATTTTAAATCTGGTGGCCAATTTATTGGTTATATTCTGTGGGGCGAATTTTCCAATCAGTCAGTTGCCGGCAGCAGGACAGTTGATATCAAAATTGTTGCCCCTTACAAGAAGTATTGAAGCATCACAATTGTTATTAGAAGGGAAAATAGCATTTGAGCAAGTGCTTTCCTTATTGCTTGGCGAATTAGGAGTAGGAGCGGTATATGTGATATTAGCATTTTGCGTAGTAAAAAGTGCAGAAAGAGTTGCAATACGGAAGGGGACGTTGGAGTTATTTTGA